TAGAGATAGGTAGTATTTTCAAACAATGACCATCATGTACCGAATAAAGGTGATGTGTCCAAAATCCTTGGGCTTGGTGGGTCCTACTTTTTCGATGAATGGCTTTGTGAATCCAGACTTTAAAACCAAGCAAGTTTCTATAAAAGTTATGCATCATATCTGACATGTACCACACGACATGCCTGGTCTTGGCTTGGCTTGGCTAGTAGATATACGTGCGTGGATAGAATTTTGCACCATGTGAAGTCTTTTAATCGCACTAATTATCTTTACACGCAATGTTGTACCGCATCTCTGTCTCTCATACACACAAGTTCAAAAACAAAATTCACAACCTAGAGACAGCGCTATACTGCACATTGTTCGCCAGCTGCCATCTCAGTATCTTCCCAGCTGGAGATTTTGGTATGGAGTCGACAAACAGCACCTTGCGGATCTTCTTATACGGGGCTACCCGCTTCGCGACATGGTCCATGACTTGAGCCTCGGTGATCTTGCTTCCAGGTAGTCTCACGACAAGCGCTATCGGTATCTGCCCTGCCTCCTCATGCGGATACCTGCAATGCAGTGCAACTATATTATTCCTGCCAAGAACTATGTAGATGACAATTGAGCAGTCGGAGCACACTTGTGTGCCTCGGCCATCTTTGTTCTAGTATGTCAAACTTAATTACATTCGAGATCTAGAACACATGGACCGAAAAAGATCAAAAAGATCAAGACACAAGATTGATTTAGAGTATCTGCaattgtatatatatatggttCGTAGATCAGAGAAGCAGTTGGCAACAGCCCGACTGCTAATGAGGTGTTCTAGTGGACTCACGGCATGACTGCTGCATCGACAACTTCTGGCAACGTTTGCAGGACGAGCTCCAGCTCCGCAGGTGGAACCTGCAGTGTTTAACACACAGGGGCAAATGATCAGCCTCTGAAGACTCTAGCTTGGCATTTGTTCTGAAATCCGAAACTAAGGGTAACCAAACCCAAACCTGATACCCCTTGTACTTGATGAGCTCCTTCAGCCTATCCACCACGAACAGGAACCCGTCCTGATCGATGTAGCAAAGGTCCCCTGTCTTAAGCCAGCCTTCAGAGTCGAAAGTGCTGGCGTTCGCCACATCGTCTCCAACGTATCCTGCAAAGGTTGAGCTCATAAACATTGCCAAAATCTGGACTAAAGTTAATATGTAGAGCAGCCGGTATTCGACTCTGGTTACCAGTCATGACGGCAGGCCCTCTCACCAATAGTTCCCCTTTCTGCCCCACGGACAGGGGCTCGCCGGTTACGTGGTCTACGATCTTCACCTCCACGTTCTCCGAGACACGGCCGGCGGAGCCGATGCGGCTGCACTCCTCCCGACCGATCATCAGTGATATGCCACCAGCCTCAGTTGAACCGTAGCCCTGAAATTCAAGATTCAGTTCGAGAGGAAAACTGCATGATAGCATTTCTGTTACAAGGACTTGCTAATTCCTTTAGATGGAACAAATGCACAAGGCAAATTCCGTTGGAGTTTGGAATTCTGCTTAATGTATACCGGTAAGAAAATAAGGTGTGCGTCTCGAGAAAATCCTACTCTTTTTTAAGCGCATCCGTAGTGTGTGAAATAAGATCTTATAACCCTTGAGGTCGACCTCATACATAGCAGAGTAGGTTCTAGGACCGGTCTCGAGCTTGAGACCCGGCCTGAATAAAAAATGGGAGGGAGGGAAGCGCGTGGTGCAGGTTGCGGATGAGCCCTACTCGTGACCCGAGGAAAGATTGGGGGTGTTGGGTGATTTTTTTTATTCAGATGTGGGTCCTACCCTTATGACCGGCATGGGCATTATACATAACAGTGCAAACCTCAACAATACGCGGGACCCGCCATAAGACCGGCATTATACACTCCTGATGCCCTAAGACCAACGCAAGTGAGTTGACTCCAGGACTAGTGACTCGGAGAGGCCAGAATTGActcaaaagaagaagaaaaactaCATTGACAAGTGGAATTCGCATGGTTTCAGAATTGAAACTGTTCCTCTTCTTGAACTTTGAAGTCTTAGGACTAAAAAAGACTCGGCAGCCTTAGGGGGCCCAAGTTCTACAGGTATTGCAAGAGGCACATGCACTGTACGTATGATGGTGCGATGAGGAGAGCAGTATGGTCTAACAAAACCTGCTTATTTTATTTCAGATCTGGCCCCTCATTGCATCGTACTCCCACGAGGCCCCACGAGGTTTAAACCAGATCCATCCTTGCGTGATTTGCGATTGGTTGCTTGTACGACGAGATACACATCCTCTTCTCTGGCTGGAGCTGACACTAGCGGCCTGGTTGCTTTCAGAATCAGTTATTGTGTGTTTGATCCGGTGATTTATTTTCAATCCGAATGGTACCAAATGTTTAGATATCAATTAGAGGGGCTAAATAtgatctaattataaaactaattgtataaatgaagactaatttataagacgaatctattaaacctaattaattcatcattagcacatgtttattgtagcacaatattatcaaatcattaactaattaggtttaaaataTTCATCTTGCGAATTTTAACCTCCATTTATAGAATTAATTTGGTAATTAatatatatttaatacttctggTATTAAACATTCGATACGAGTGCAACTTATTTTCCGTCCTTAGAACCAAACAGCATCTTATTCGGGCTATGCTCGTCAACCCAAATCTTCAACTCGACTTAGTTgcagcgcgcggcggcgctcgtcgacgCGCCCGTGACCAAGCCAGCCGCTACCGGAGCCGGTCGGCGCGACCGAGGACACACCAACCAAACACCACGACGTCGACGTGGCAGCACCCTGTTCCTTTGACGTGGCACCTCGGCGTAGTGAACGGTCTCCGTTGCTACGCGATGTTTGCTGCTACGTCATTTTTCGTTAAAAACATGTCGTTTCAATTCAACGGAGGCATAATTCCCTGGCTCGATCCTGGTATGGCCCGGACCAGTGGTTGGTCGACCAGGGATCTGTTTGGATCCTTTCAAATTATAAAATTTTTAGCGAATCTAGATTATTTTTATTATGCATTTAGATAAATACTATATCCACACTATATTTAGATATATAGTAAAAATTACATATCTAAATTTACTAGATTTATCAAACCAAAATAAGGTAACTAATTTTAGATGGATCCAAATGGAACCAGCTAATACGCAGCTAAAGTCCATCTAACTAGCTAAATAACAATTATCCAACTAATCAGCTAATGGATTAATTGGATGGATGCAAACAGGACATGGTTCCCTTCCAAAAGTCAACGGTTTAACGGAGTACTACCAAGAAAATTATCTTGAATGGTACAACTAATCTCTAGTCAATTCTACGTGACCTCAGTGGCTATTTTTCAGAAAGGTTCAACAATATGAGACCCACATACATGTCTATTGTAACTTACCTTTGCTCTAACTAGCAAGTTCGATCCTACATCATTTTTCCTGAGACATGTTAGAGGGGAAACTCTTGCATCTCCccagagggggagagagagagacacgAGGGGAAGAATGAGGGCAAATGAGCGAACCACCCCTTGCTTAATTTCTACTCCCCTGCTCCAAAGGACACGTGAAAACAACTGGCTTGCTAAACACAATTAATGCTGCTCACCGGCCGAAAAATCAGCTTATTTACAGGCAATGAGGCACGAGTAGGTAGCCCATGCCAACCGCGATAGCTACATACTTTGCTCATCTTGACCAGAGGTGGGTTCATAAGTTTTCTCTCCAAAAAAACACAAGCCCAATGTTTTAACGGGGCACCAAGAGTTGGCTTATTGTAGTTTTTCTCATTGATATGATTTGAAGAAATAGGTTTCTTCTCGTTCCAAATTAAATGGGGTTTTAGGATAGAAAACACAAGAATTTAATGCAAAAACTTAAACTAAATCCTAAAATTCCCTAAACGGACCCTTGATGATTGAGACCTCACAGTTTTTGGCATCCAAATGAATGTCATTATTTCAAGCTTATTATTGTTCACAAAAGAAGAAATTTGGTATCCACTATTTTCTTGTTCTCTCTGGGACGCAGATTGGGACAAAAACAGTGGTGGATTGGATACTATCGGCGGATTCATACTTCTACCAACTGACTACACAAAAAAGTTGGTTTTTCCATTGTCCATTAATAACTGCTCCATCTGTTGTTAAATATATGACTTTTAGAACAAActaattaatttattttaaactaaTTTGTTGTAAATGTCACATATTTTTTAAAACCGAGGGAGTATAACATAGCACATGTTATTTTAGGCATGCCAACTAATAATGCAGCGTTGTCATAGTCATACAAGTCGATTTCAATAACTCTATTATttggcaagctgaataatccGCTAGAGCTAGGCGTTCAAAGTATGGTATGCTATTTAAATCCCTGCCTGCTACGTGAGGGAACTAATCTTCTTTTCTAGGATCCTTTAGTTATAGAAAATAAAATCCTTTGAACATTCACTACTAGTGACGTAGGCGAGCTTTAATTTGATCATGTGGTTCAAAGCTGACCATGCAACCTTTATATTTAAAGAATTGTTTTGCTGATTTTGAGTTTTCTCCGGTCCCTCCCTACGAATTATGACTTTGATTTGTTCTGACACTGACCCCCTACAAGAATTGATTGACGAGCACCGGCAACGCGTCATCCCTCTAGTTAAGAGCATTTAAAACGAGCCATGAGGTACATGTTGCAACAAAATAATTCTGTCCCAACAACATATCCTTCTCACCCAAAAGGCCAAAACAGAACTAGCTACACATCTGTTCACGCGATTCTCTTAGTGGACACAACTATTTCTAGTGCCTCAGCAGCAAGGTCTTTCGAGTGAACTTGCCGCAACTGGATGAAACTTTCTATTTCTCTTTATGTAGATACCAGGTCTGAAATTATGAAATGGAAATGCGTTCGTTCTAAGCTGGTAAATCATTTTTGGTAGATTTACCGGAGATCCAAGATTTGCAGAAGACGAGCAAAAGTAAATTTTCAATTTCTGGTTTGCAAATCGAATCGAGGTGACTACCACAACGATGCTCACAATAAGTTGAGGCAATTTTGTCGGAAAACAGTGTATATACGGGAAAGATAATTGATGGTAACAGAAGACAATGAGAACGAAAAAGGGGAAGTGATAAGGAAAGCGACATGGCGAAAACTTACCATGCAGAGATCAACGTTGGGGAAGCGCAGCCGGAACCTCTCCGCTGCCGTTGTCGGCAGCGGCGCGCCGCCGCATACCACCCGCTCGAGGGCCTCCAGGACGCACGGCTCCTTCGCCATGGCCATCACCACCGGCGGCGACGCCGTCATCTCGGTGACCGCCCacctctccgccgcctccaccacccCTTTCACGCCGCGCCGTGCCACCGCGTCGGTCACCAGCACCGTCGTCTGCCCCAGCGCCACAGCCTTCAGCGCGAAGTAGAACCCCAGGGAGTGGAACATGGGCGCGCCCAGGAGCATCCTGTTGCAACCATGCCTCGGCTTCGTGGCCAGAGCGTGGGACCCTGCCGCCATGGCGATGAAGTTCCGGtgcgacagcgccgccgccttcaccCGCCCGGTCGTGCCTGACGAGTGCTGGATTGCGGCCGTCTCCGATTGGCGCACCGCCACCTTTTCCGGCGCCAGCCCCTCCCCGCGGCCTTCGCTGCGCAGGAAGGAACGGAATTGATCGGAATCGAGGAGGACGGTAGGGAGGCCAGCCGGCACCTTGGCGGCGGTCGACGACACGGCGAAGGCGACGGAGGCCCCGGACAG
Above is a genomic segment from Panicum hallii strain FIL2 chromosome 8, PHallii_v3.1, whole genome shotgun sequence containing:
- the LOC112903289 gene encoding 4-coumarate--CoA ligase-like 7 isoform X2, coding for MATSAPAASADAFIAAPGGVDGRSGYCEATRTFRSLRPPVPLPPKDAPLSFPAFAFSLLPSPPPAHPALLDAATGEAVSFPAFRSQVRALAGALRSRLGLQRGDVAFVLAPARLDVPVLYFALLSFGAVASPANPALTAAEVARLVALSGASVAFAVSSTAAKVPAGLPTVLLDSDQFRSFLRSEGRGEGLAPEKVAVRQSETAAIQHSSGTTGRVKAAALSHRNFIAMAAGSHALATKPRHGCNRMLLGAPMFHSLGFYFALKAVALGQTTVLVTDAVARRGVKGVVEAAERWAVTEMTASPPVVMAMAKEPCVLEALERVVCGGAPLPTTAAERFRLRFPNVDLCMAGGISLMIGREECSRIGSAGRVSENVEVKIVDHVTGEPLSVGQKGELLVRGPAVMTGYVGDDVANASTFDSEGWLKTGDLCYIDQDGFLFVVDRLKELIKYKGYQVPPAELELVLQTLPEVVDAAVMPYPHEEAGQIPIALVVRLPGSKITEAQVMDHVAKRVAPYKKIRKVLFVDSIPKSPAGKILRWQLANNVQYSAVSRL
- the LOC112903289 gene encoding 4-coumarate--CoA ligase-like 7 isoform X1 gives rise to the protein MATSAPAASADAFIAAPGGVDGRSGYCEATRTFRSLRPPVPLPPKDAPLSFPAFAFSLLPSPPPAHPALLDAATGEAVSFPAFRSQVRALAGALRSRLGLQRGDVAFVLAPARLDVPVLYFALLSFGAVASPANPALTAAEVARLVALSGASVAFAVSSTAAKVPAGLPTVLLDSDQFRSFLRSEGRGEGLAPEKVAVRQSETAAIQHSSGTTGRVKAAALSHRNFIAMAAGSHALATKPRHGCNRMLLGAPMFHSLGFYFALKAVALGQTTVLVTDAVARRGVKGVVEAAERWAVTEMTASPPVVMAMAKEPCVLEALERVVCGGAPLPTTAAERFRLRFPNVDLCMGYGSTEAGGISLMIGREECSRIGSAGRVSENVEVKIVDHVTGEPLSVGQKGELLVRGPAVMTGYVGDDVANASTFDSEGWLKTGDLCYIDQDGFLFVVDRLKELIKYKGYQVPPAELELVLQTLPEVVDAAVMPYPHEEAGQIPIALVVRLPGSKITEAQVMDHVAKRVAPYKKIRKVLFVDSIPKSPAGKILRWQLANNVQYSAVSRL